GGTCGACGTCTGGTTCCGGCGCTACCTCGGTCACTACGAGGCCGCCTGGTCCCTCTTCCCCGACGTCCTGCCCGCCCTGGACGTGCTCGCCGCCAGTCACCGCCACGCGGTGCTCTCCAACTCCAGCATCCACGTCCAGGACCACAAGCTGCGCGTCCTCGGCGTCCACGACCGCTTCGAGGCCATCCTGTGCGCCGCGGAGCTCGGCGTCTCCAAGCCGGAGGCCGGCGCGTTCCTCGCGGCCTGCGAGGCACTGTCCCTGCCTCCGCACCAGGTGGCCTACGTCGGCGACCATCCGGAGATCGACGGACGGGGCGCGGCCGACGCCGGACTGCTCTCCGTATGGATCGACCGCTACGGCGGCACGGCGACCGTGGAGGTGCCTGAGGGACGGCATCGGATCGCCACCCTCGCCGAACTCCCCGCGCTCCTCGGCGCGGATACCCGTTTTGGAGCGCAGTCCACCTTCGGGTAATGTTCTTCCTGCGCCGCCGGAGTGCGGGCCGAAAGGCCGGAGCCGGGGGAGCGAAACTAGAACAAGATCCCCAGCGGGGCTTGAGTTCCAGTGGCCTATGGTGTAATTGGCAGCACGACTGATTCTGGTTCAGTTAGTCTTGGTTCGAGTCCAGGTAGGCCAGCTCGCAGAGCTCATCTGCGCACGTGGAGGCCAACTCCACAAAGCCCCCGTTGTGTAGCGGCCTAGCACGCTGCCCTCTCAAGGCAGTAGCGCCGGTTCGAATCCGGTCGGGGGTACTGGTTCCGATCATCTCGGGACTGCTAGGGCCCCCGTTGTGTAGCGGCCTAGCACGCCGCCCTCTCAAGGCGGTAGCGCCGGTTCGAATCCGGTCGGGGGTACGCATTGGTTTAAACCACATTGGTCTATGGTGTAATTGGCAACACTACGGTTTCTGGTACCGTCATTCTTGGTTCGAGTCCAGGTAGACCAGCTCCAACCTGCGGAAACGCAGTGTTCAGGCCCCCGTTGTGTAGCGGCCTAGCACGCCGCCCTCTCAAGGCGGTAGCGCCGGTTCGAATCCGGTCGGGGGTACGTGATCGGAAAGCCTCTCGCTTCGGCGGGAGGCTTTCCGCGTTTCAACCGGACGTAGGACAGGGGTAGTTCGGCGTCCCTGCGTGGCTGAGTCATGCGTAGCCGAGTGGGGGAGAAGGCTGCCGCGGCGTTGAGGCTGCCCTGTTCCCTCGTCCCTCGGTGTGCGTCAGCCCGTGCGGCGCAGTGCCTCCGACAGGCGGCCCGCCGCGTCGATGACCGCCTGCGCGTGCATGCGGCCCGGATGACGGGTCAGCCGCTCGATGGGGCCCGACACGGAGACGGCGGCCACCACGCGGTTGGAGGGACCTCGCACAGGAGCCGAGACGGACGCGACGCCCGGCTCGCGCTCGCCGATGGACTGCGCCCAGCCCCGGCGTCGTACGCCCGACAGGGCCGTCGCCGTGAAGCGGGCGCCCTGGAGGCCGCGGTGCAGGCGCTCCGGCTCCTCCCAGGCCATCAGGATCTGCGCGGAGGAGCCCGCCTTCATCGTGAGCGTGGAGCCGACCGGGACCGTGTCCCGAAGGCCGGACAGGCGTTCCGCCGCGGCCACGCAGATACGCATGTCGCCCTGGCGGCGGTAGAGCTGCGCGCTCTCACCCGTGATGTCACGAAGGTGCGTGAGCACCGGGCCCGCGGTGGCCAGGAGGCGGTCCTCGCCGGCGGCCGCGGCCAGCTCGGCCAGCCGGGGGCCCAGGATGAAACGGCCCTGCATGTCGCGCGCCACCAAACGGTGATGTTCCAAAGCCACGGCCAGACGGTGGGCCGTGGGTCGTGCGAGTCCGGTGGCAGCGACCAAGCCTGCGAGGGTGGCCGGACCGGACTCCAGGGCGCTCAGGACAAGGGCTGCCTTGTCCAGGACGCCGACGCCGCTACTGTTGTCCATGAAACGATACTCCCGTCTCACTCTGTGAAACGCAAGTTCAATTTCCCGTGAGACGCGCAACCCTTGGATACATGGCGGCCCGAAGACCGACGGGCCTGGCGGCGGGTGCCCGGACACGGGGCGTGGGCGTCGCCTCCACAAGATCTCTAGTTGGGCCGGTGCGCCATTTGCCGGCCGGAGGGAAAGCGATGGGTAGGACACTCGCGGAGAAGGTCTGGGACGACCACGTCGTCCGGCGCGCGGAGGGCGAGCCCGACCTCCTCTTCATCGATCTGCACCTGCTGCACGAGGTGACCAGCCCGCAGGCCTTCGACGGTCTCCGTCAGGCGGGCCGCCCGGTGCGCCGTCTCGACCTCACCATCGCCACCGAGGATCACAACACCCCGACCCTCGACATCGACAAGCCCATCGCGGACCCGGTCTCCCGCGCGCAGCTGGAGACCCTGCGCAAGAACTGCGCCGAGTTCGGGGTGCGGCTGCATCCCCTCGGCGACGTCGAGCAGGGCGTCGTGCACGTCGTCGGTCCGCAGCTGGGTCTGACCCAGCCCGGCATGACCGTCGTCTGCGGCGACTCCCACACCTCCACGCACGGCGCGTTCGGCGCGCTGGCGTTCGGCATCGGCACCTCGCAGGTCGAGCACGTGCTGGCCACCCAGACGCTGCCGCTGGCCCGCCCCAAGACCATGGCGATCACGGTCGACGGCGAGCTGCCCGACGCCGTCACCGCCAAGGACCTGATCCTCGCGATCATCGCCAGGATCGGCACCGGCGGCGGCCAGGGGTACATCCTGGAATACCGCGGCCCCGCCATCGAGAAGCTCTCGATGGAGGCCCGGATGACCATCTGCAACATGTCGATCGAGGCCGGCGCCCGCGCGGGCATGATCGCCCCCGACGAGACGACCTTCGAATACATCAAGGGCCGCGCCCACGCCCCCGAGGGCGATGACTGGGACGCCGCGGTCGCGTACTGGAAGACGCTGAAGACGGACGACGACGCCGAGTTCGACGCCGAGGTCGTCATCGACGGCGCCGCGCTCTCGCCGTTCGTCACCTGGGGCACCAACCCCGGCCAGGGCGCGCCGCTTTCGGCGGACGTCCCCGACCCCGCATCGTACGAAGACGCATCGGAGCGCCACGCCGCCGAAAAGGCCCTGGAATACATGGGGTTGACGGCCGGGCAGCCGCTGCGCTCCATCAACGTGGACACCGTCTTCGTAGGTTCGTGCACCAACGGCCGCATCGAGGACCTGCGCGCCGCCGCCGCGATCGTCGAGGGCCGCAAAGTCGCCGACGGCGTGCGGATGCTGGTCGTCCCCGGCTCGGTCCGGGTCGGGCTCCAGGCCGTCTCCGAAGGCCTGGACGTCGTCTTCAAGGACGCCGGCGCCGAATGGCGGCACGCGGGCTGCTCGATGTGCCTGGGCATGAACCCCGACCAGCTGGCCCCGGGCGAGCGCTCCGCGTCCACCTCCAACCGCAACTTCGAGGGCCGCCAGGGCAAGGGCGGTCGTACGCACCTGGTGTCGCCGCAGGTCGCGGCCGCCACGGCCGTCCTGGGCCACCTCGCCTCCCCGGCCGACCTGTCCGACGCCGAGACCCGTACGCCCGCTGGAGTCTGAGAAGCCATGGAAGCATTCACCACGCACACCGGCCGGGCCGTCCCGCTGCGCCGCTCCAACGTCGACACCGACCAGATCATCCCTGCTCACTGGCTCAAGAAGGTCACGCGGGACGGGTTCGAGGACGGGCTGTTCGAGGCCTGGCGCAAGGACGGGACGTTCATCCTCAACCGGCCCGAGCGGCAGGGGGCCACGGTCCTGGTCGCCGGCCCCGACTTCGGCACCGGCTCCTCCCGTGAACACGCCGTCTGGGCGCTGCAGAACTACGGCTTCAAGACCGTGATCTCGTCCCGCTTCGCCGACATCTTCCGCGGCAACTCGCTGAAGAACGGCCTGCTCACGGTGGTGATCGAGCAGAAGATCGTGGACGCGCTGTGGGAGCTTACGGAGAAGGACCCGCAGGCCGAGATTACCGTCGACCTCCACGCCCGCGAGGTGCGCGCCGAGGGCATCACCGCGTCCTTCGAGCTGGACGAGAACTCCCGCTGGCGGCTGCTGAACGGGCTGGACGACATCTCCATCACCCTCCAGAACGAGGGCGACATCTCCACGTACGAGGCCAAGCGGCCGTCGTACAAGCCGAGGACGCTCCAGGCCTGACCCCGGGGCCTGCGAGCAGGCCCCGGGCAAGTCGAGTTTCGGCCAGCGCGACACCCCCGCCGTACCCCCGATCGGACCGATCGGGGGTACGGCTGTTTCTGCACCCGTTCGGCCCCGGGAACCTTCGCCGTTTCTCCCAACTTCCCACGTTAGGAAGGGTGTTGCCTGGGTACGCGCACTGTGTGGGGATGACCGCCGGAAGTGCCCGGACGGCCGTTCGGGGCGGCAGTTGCCCCCTGGGCGGGCGACAACTCGCCC
The Streptomyces sp. NBC_01485 genome window above contains:
- a CDS encoding HAD family hydrolase, producing the protein MSILAVVWDVDDTLFDYTTADREGMRAHLVAEGLMAGYGGAEEALDRWREVTDQQWARFSAGGITFEDQRRDRVRVFLGRPELTDAEVDVWFRRYLGHYEAAWSLFPDVLPALDVLAASHRHAVLSNSSIHVQDHKLRVLGVHDRFEAILCAAELGVSKPEAGAFLAACEALSLPPHQVAYVGDHPEIDGRGAADAGLLSVWIDRYGGTATVEVPEGRHRIATLAELPALLGADTRFGAQSTFG
- the ndgR gene encoding IclR family transcriptional regulator NdgR, which codes for MDNSSGVGVLDKAALVLSALESGPATLAGLVAATGLARPTAHRLAVALEHHRLVARDMQGRFILGPRLAELAAAAGEDRLLATAGPVLTHLRDITGESAQLYRRQGDMRICVAAAERLSGLRDTVPVGSTLTMKAGSSAQILMAWEEPERLHRGLQGARFTATALSGVRRRGWAQSIGEREPGVASVSAPVRGPSNRVVAAVSVSGPIERLTRHPGRMHAQAVIDAAGRLSEALRRTG
- the leuC gene encoding 3-isopropylmalate dehydratase large subunit, with protein sequence MGRTLAEKVWDDHVVRRAEGEPDLLFIDLHLLHEVTSPQAFDGLRQAGRPVRRLDLTIATEDHNTPTLDIDKPIADPVSRAQLETLRKNCAEFGVRLHPLGDVEQGVVHVVGPQLGLTQPGMTVVCGDSHTSTHGAFGALAFGIGTSQVEHVLATQTLPLARPKTMAITVDGELPDAVTAKDLILAIIARIGTGGGQGYILEYRGPAIEKLSMEARMTICNMSIEAGARAGMIAPDETTFEYIKGRAHAPEGDDWDAAVAYWKTLKTDDDAEFDAEVVIDGAALSPFVTWGTNPGQGAPLSADVPDPASYEDASERHAAEKALEYMGLTAGQPLRSINVDTVFVGSCTNGRIEDLRAAAAIVEGRKVADGVRMLVVPGSVRVGLQAVSEGLDVVFKDAGAEWRHAGCSMCLGMNPDQLAPGERSASTSNRNFEGRQGKGGRTHLVSPQVAAATAVLGHLASPADLSDAETRTPAGV
- the leuD gene encoding 3-isopropylmalate dehydratase small subunit translates to MEAFTTHTGRAVPLRRSNVDTDQIIPAHWLKKVTRDGFEDGLFEAWRKDGTFILNRPERQGATVLVAGPDFGTGSSREHAVWALQNYGFKTVISSRFADIFRGNSLKNGLLTVVIEQKIVDALWELTEKDPQAEITVDLHAREVRAEGITASFELDENSRWRLLNGLDDISITLQNEGDISTYEAKRPSYKPRTLQA